In Oncorhynchus masou masou isolate Uvic2021 chromosome 31, UVic_Omas_1.1, whole genome shotgun sequence, the sequence CTAATGAGAGCTGGAACATCCATCATGTGACCTTGGGATAACGACTAAACTAAATaccataaaacataataaaaatagGCGACAGGTTTTTTGTGAATCCTGAGCAGGAGGCCTTGTTACACCTGTAGCCTATTTCCCCTCTGATTATATGATCAGATCATTGATCATCTTCTCTGTTTGATTCCAGATTCTTACTCCAGTGTCTGGAGGACCTAGACGCCAGCCTCCGCAAGCTCCACTCCCGTCTGTTTGTCATCCGGGGCCAGCCTACTGATGTCTTTCCCAGGCTGTTCAAGGTACAATTAACACTGTCACActtgtactgtagtagtaaaccatcacactaccgtaTCAGAGTTAACCCATCACACTTACAGTACTGCCCAGCCACTGTGTACTGTACACGTATGCCTCATAAAAGTACAGTATGCCCCATAGAAATACAGTCTCGTGGGATTAAACTAGTcaattactgtactatacttccACTGTGTCATATCATCTCAAATGtcttgatatacagtgccttcggaaagtgttcagaccccttgactttttccaaattttgttacgttacagccttattttaaaatggattaaaaatagttttcccccctcatcaatctacacacaataccccataaggacaaagcaaaaacaggtctttatacatttttgcaaaaaaagaagaaaaaaaaagaactgaaatatcaaatttacataagtattaagaccctttactcagtactttgttgaagcacctttggcagcgacttCAGCCTCaagtcttgggtatgatgctataagcatggcacacctgtatttggggagtttctcccattcttctctgcagatcctctcaagctctgtcaggttggatggggagcatcactgcacagctattttcaggtctctccagagatgttcgatcgggttcaagtctgggctctggctggaccactcaaggacattccgagaCTAGTCCCTAAGCCAGTCCCATGTTGTCTTGGTTGTTTGCTtacggtcgttgtcctgttggggcggcagggtagcctagtggttacagcgttggactagtaaccaaaaggttgcaagttcaaatccccgagctgataaagtacaaatctgtcgttctgctcctaaacaggcagttaacagccatcattgaaaataagaatttgttcttaactgacttgcctagttaaataaaggtcaaatataaATAGAAGGGTGAACCTCcaccccagtctgtggtcctgggcactctggagcaggttttcatcaaggatcgctctgtTCATCTTCCCTTGATCCTTACTAGTCTCCCTGCCACTGCAATGGATAgaatggtattggccaggtggttcctggtttcctccagatgtgaagcttggcattcaggccaagcaTCACATTCAATCTTGTTTCTGAGAGTCCTTGAGGTGCCTTTTACGGAGGAGTGGCTTTCACTTTCGGAGGAGTGGTATTCAGTCTTCACTTGATCTGTATGTGAACATTAGTACTATTTGAATTCCATGGTATTTTCTATGCACTTCCAACATGTTCTTGATCTTTACCAAAGTAAAGGTTCCCTATTTACCATGGCGTCTTACTGTGGTGTGTCtgaccttgtctctctctctcaacttccCAGGAATGGCAGATTAGCCGTCTGTCTTACGAGTACGACTCTGAGCCCTTCGGCAAGGAGCGTGATGCCGCCATCCAAAAGCTGGCCAGCGAGGCCGGGGTGGAAGTCACGGTCAAAGTCTCCCACACGCTCTACGACCTAGACAAGTGAGTGAATCTTACagatacacgtacacacacaccgtcaAGGAGATCTAGCTACTGTAGTTCATGGCTGACATATATTAGATCTTGTGAGAACACAACCCATGTCAAAGCAATGAGAATGTTATTACCTTGTTGTTATTAAGTCATCAAGTTGCGCAAATAAGCAAACCTGATGTATTAGCAACATATTCATAACACTAACATTATAGTTTAATTTATGTGATGCACTAAATTCCACTATTTCTGTCCATGTGTCTCTGTAGGATCATCGAGCTGAACGGAGGCCAGTCCCCTCTCACCTACAAGCGTTTCCAGGTGCTCATAAGTCACATGGATGCCGTGGAGATGCCCGCCGAGACCATCACCGCTGAGGTCATGCTTAAGTGTGCCACGCCCATCAGTGATGACCACGACGACAAGTTTGGCGTGCCGTCCTTGGAGGAGCTTGGCTTTGAGACAGAAGGCCTGGCTACAGCAGTATGGCCGGGGGGGGAGACGGAGGCCCTCACTCGCCTGGAGAGGCACCTGGAGAGGAAGGTGGGAAGGAGTCCCTTCTTTATATTCCACCACTACTGAACCAGTGTGGtggacacatacagtacctgtgtTGGAATAAGTTTTCTTCCTGAAAATGTGACTGTGTTTTAGAACTTAGTGTGTCATGTGCCTGTGAGATAGACGGTTTCCACTGGGGTCCTGACTCAAACCCTAACCCTCTATGTTCCAGGCGTGGGTGGCCAACTTTGAGCGTCCCCGGATGAACGCCAACTCCCTGCTGGCCAGCCCCACGGGCCTAAGCCCCTACCTCCGCTTCGGCTGCCTCTCCTGTCGCCTCTTCTACTTCAAACTCACTGACCTCTACAGGAAGGTGAAGAAAAACAGCTCTCCGCCCCTCTCACTTTATGGCCAGCTGTTGTGGCGCGAGTTCTTCTACACCACGGCCACCAACAACCCCTGCTTCGACAAGATGGAAGGCAACCCTGTGTGCGTGCAGATTCCCTGGGACCGCAACCCAGAGGCGCTGGCCAAGTGGGCCGAGGGGAGGACAGGGTTCCCCTGGATCGACGCCATCATGACCCAGCTGAGGCAGGAGGGCTGGATCCACCACCTGGCCAGACACGCCGTGGCCTGCTTCCTGACCCGGGGAGACCTGTGGATCAGCTGGGAGGAGGGCATGAAGGTAGATActggggcagggggagagaggagatgacagGGGGAAATCTGATGTATGTATGACTGTTTATCGTTCTGTTTGTATCTCagcgtgtgtgtttctgtaccTGTCAGGTATTTGAGGAGCTGCTGCTGGATGCAGACTGGAGTGTGAACGCAGGCAGCTGGATGTGGCTCTCCTGCAGCTCCTTCTTCCAGCAGTTCTTCCACTGTTACTGCCCCGTGGGCTTCGGCAGGAGGACAGACCCCAACGGAGACTACATACGGTAAGATCTTCCCTGCACTTAGTTGTCCACTGCTAATTTTAACCAGTGTGGTACACTGTACTAGACCTTAGTGTTTTATTTCACCATGCCTGTGACAAGGCATGTAGAACATGCAGAAAACCATGACAAACAATTTTGTGTACGACCTGCTAGACTATGTCTCATTATACACTCCATAGAGTCTTAATGAAATTTCCATGCTGTACCAACTAGAAATGTCATGGGAAATTTGTTTCATTATTGTTCATTTCAGAAGTCACCATGGTCCTTTTTTTTAAACTGTCTTTTCTCCATTTGTTTTTTCCAGGCGCTATCTTCCCATACTGAAGGGCTTCCCGGCCAAGTACATCTACGACCCCTGGAACGCACCCGAGAGCGTGCAGAAGGCGGCCAAGTGCGTGATCGGTGTGCACTACCCCAAACCCATGGTGCACCACGCTGAGGCCAGCCGCCTCAACGTGGAGAGGATGAAGCAGATCTACCAACAGCTCTCCTGCTACCGCGGCCTGGGTGAGCACAGAGTGCATGACCTGCGTAATGTACAGCTAATCGCTTTGAAGTCCGCTGCAAATCAGCTATTTTCAGACACTAACAATTTCCATGATAAGCTATTCACAAAGTGTCACGGAGTAGAAGTTTTGACTtttaaatataatgaatagaagTGGGGgggatcagcactcctactttgaAATTGATTGTGAATACAGTGACTTTATTTTCTTTTATACCTGTATTGTTACCATTATCAATGATTGTCTAGGGGGCTGTGGTGTGGTAGAGACTGACTGTCCAACTCTGTCTCCATTTCACAGGGCTGCTCGCGACAGTGCATGCCAATCCTAATGACAGTGGACACGGTGCAGGGGTCATGACGGGTCCAATGCCAGGGCCCTCCCATGAAGAAATCCAGAATGAGGGAGCCGCTCAAGCAGGTAACAATCCTCCTTAGTTCCTTCCTTGACTGCAACAGAGAAACTGGGATTTTTCCAAAGATCAGTGTTAACCTTAATCTTATCTACACTGAGATTGACTGTGACTTCATCCATCTCTGATGTGGGCTGTGGCATGGGTGGGAAAGGTGTGTCATGTGATAGTACTTGTCAGGCTTGATGTTACTAAGGATGACAAGTGGTTGCAGATTGGATTAGGCTTTTCATTGACCTCCCTGATTGAACAAAGGGTAGATCAGAATAGTAATACCGATCAGAAATGGAAAGTATTAGTCAAAGCAGATGCGTACCAGAAATGTTTGCATTTTTCCATAACCAATTTCATAGGGAAATAATCagattacagttgaagtcagaagtgtacatacaccttagccaaatacatttaaactcagtttttcacaattcctgacattaaatcctagtaaaaagtctctgttttaggtcagttaggatccccactttattttaagaatgtgaaatgtcagaataatagtagagagaaattatttatttcagcttttatttcatcatcacattcccagtgtgtcagaagtttacaacctcaattagtatttggttgcatttcctttaaattgtttaacttgggtcaaatgtttcgagtAGCCGtccacaggcttcccacaataacttgggtgaattttggcacattcctcctgacagagctggtgtaactgagtcaggtttataggcatCCTtccttgcacatgctttttcagttctgcccacaaatattctatgggattgaggtcagggctttgtgatgatggccactccaataccttgactttgttgtccttaagccattttgccacaactttggaagtatgcttgaggtcattgtccatttggaagacccatttgggaccaagctttaacttcctgactgatgtcttgagatgttgcttcaatatatccacataaatttccttcctcttgatgccatctattttgtgaagtgcagcagtccctcctgcagcaaagcatccccataacatgatgctgccaccccatgcttcatggttgggatggtgttcttcggcttgcaaacctcccccttttcctccaaacataatgatggacattatggccaaacagttctatttttgtttcatcaaaccagaggacatttctccaaaaagtatgatctttgtccccatatgcagttgcaaaccgtagtctggcttttttatggtggttttggagcagtggcttcttccttgctgagcggcctttcaggttatgtcaatataggacttgttttgctgtggatatagatatttttgtacctgtttcctccagaatgttcacaaggtcctttactgttgttctgggattgatttgcactttcgcaccaaagtacgttcctctctaggagacagaacgtgtctccttcctgagcggtatgacagctgtgtggtcccatggtgtttatacttgtgtactattgtttgtacagatgaacgtggtaccttcaggcgtttggaaattgctcccaaggatgaaccagacttgtggaggtccatttttttctgaggttcttggctgatttctttagattttaacatgatgtcaagcaaagaggcactgagtttgaaggtaggccttgaaatacatccacaggtacacctccaattgactcaaattatgtcaattagcctatcagaagcttctaaagccatgacatttcctggaattttccaagctgtttgaaggcacagtgaacttggtgtatgtaaacttctgacccactggaattgtgatacagtgacataatctgtctgtaaacaattgttggaaaaattacttgtcatgcacaaagtagatgtcctaaccaacttgccaaaactatagtttgttaacaagacatttgtggagcggttgaaaaacgagttttaatgactccaacctaagtgtatgtaaacttccagcttcaactgtatatgatgtAAAAATTTCTAATATCATTGATTTTGATTCAGGCAGAGGACAGGTCGTTGTGAAGCGTCGCAATGAGGACCTCACACCGGGCTGTAGCAACAAGGCCCGGAGGCAGACCAGCAACTAGTGCCtgaagaggagaagaaagaggtcGATTCCAGCCACTCTGCTCTCCAGCAGAATTGACCAGCGCCTCAACGTTGCGTTCTCCTTCCCTGACTCTGTCAACTCTACAGGAGCACATCTACCTCAGTTATGTGAGCAGcagcaggaatggaggaggagagaaggctgCAAGCATTCCACAAACTCTGCCAGCTTTCTGTGAAGTCAGCTGGCTAAATGGAACATCCGACCACATGATGCCCAGAGAACTAATGGTCTGTGACCTTCTGTCTCTGTGGAGAATCTCAAACCCACAGCTCAAATCACAAGTCCACAGTGACACTGTCCCCAGTGTTACTAGAGGGAGGTAATGCTGTCTCACAAGATGACTCTTTAACATGCACACCACCAAACTGTCTTGAATAGAAATGTTGGCATCACTATAATTAATACAAAGAACATGGATGCACAAGTTATATTTGCTGAAAGAACACTGGGTGGTGGCTGTGTTTGAGCCTGAGGGCATGCTATGTGCAGTATAATATACAGTCTTAGCCTTTGGGAATGGCATCAGCCTCAAGCTAATAACACGATTACCCAACCTGGAATTGTCAGGTCAAATGCCCCTAGTTATTCTATAGGGTATAATGTCGCCTTCAAGTGCTGTTGGATATTCAGAAATTAAAGGTTTTGAGGAGCATTTAAAGGCAGCAGAAGTgcataatacattttataaaCACATTTCCTTCTTATTACCATTTGTAAATGTTTTAAGGGAAGTATATAACCCTTTCtgtatataagtgtgtgtgtgattcaacTCACAATTTGTACATTAATAATTTGATATAGCATGATTTTGTTTTCTTGTAACCCAATTGTTATTTGTGTGTGAAGACTGACAAATTGACTGTTTTTTATGTATCTGTAGTAAAAGGTTAAAAAATGAACACTGGCTCAAAGTAACATTTATTTTAGTGTAATGGTTTGCTTATGACATGCACATGCAAATATTGGTTGTCTTAAGTTCAATGACCAACTCAGTGGCATTGTGGTTAGTGTCAACCCTGACATTGGAAGGTTGTGAGTTTGATACCTGGCCATGGTCATACCAAAAATGTGACCTGATGTGactgcttggcactcagcattgAGATAAATTGGGGGTAAGGCCCTGcaatagactagcgtcctgtacatgtacatcatgctgcctcacgctacagaaataGGACCCTGGCTCCGGCTCGCACAAGGATACTTACTTTACAACTTAAGTTCAATAATACAAATAGTACAAAGTAAATGCAAAATACAATGAATCTAAAGGATTAGTGGTGTAACAGCTTTGCTGGGCCCCTGCAAGGTTTGAGCAAGGGATATTTTGGGGGGTGACTTCCTACAATGATACACATTTTACCATAGGCTAAAGAAAATGTTATATCTAAATGTTCTATTTTACACATATTTCCAtagagcagagagaaaatgttgctgtttcaAAGCTAAtttcatgctattctacacattttgcaatgaggctgagaggataggTTTGCAAAATTCCGGAAAGTTTTACAGCTTATTTCCTGTAATTAAACATTTTTGCCATGTTTTGTGACCTATTTATATGCtacaatataaactcagcaaaaaaagaaatgtccctttttcaggaccttgtcaTTCAAAGATGATTCGTAAATATCAGAGTTAAACCAGAAACGCACAATCCCTCTATCAGTGCTAcaactgtccacaataggctgagagaggctggactgagggcttttaggcctgttgtaaggcaggtcctcaccagacatcaccggcaacaacgttgcctatgagcacaaacccaccgtcgctggaccagacaggactggcaaaaagtgctcttcactgacgagtcgcggttttgtctcaccaggagtgatggccagattcgtgtttatcgtcgaaggaatgagcgttacaccaaagcctgtactctggagcgggatcgatttggaggtggggggtccgtcatggtctggggcggtgtattACAGCagcatcggactgagcttgtcatggCAGGTATTCTCaactctgtgcgttacagggaagacatcctcctccctcatgtgatacccttcctgcaggctcatcctgacatgaccctccagcatgacaatgccagcagccatactgctcgttctgtgcgtgatttcctgcaagacaggaatgtcagtgttctgccacggccagcgaagagcccggatctcaatcccattgagcacgtctgggacctgttggatcggagggttgAGGACTAGGGACATTCCCCctagaaatgtccaggaacttgcaggtgccttggtggaagaatggggtaacatctcacagcaagaactcacaaatctggtgcagtccatgaggagaagatgcactgcagtacttaatgcagctggtggccacaccagatactgactgttacttttgattttgaccccccccccccttgattcagggacacattattacatttctgttagtcacatgtctgtggaacttgttcagtttatgtctcagtagTTGAATctggttatgttcatacaaatatttacacatgttaagtttgctgaaaataaacgcaattgacagtgagaggttgtttcttttttttgctgagtttatatacaaaagtatatacctattgctgacaggtttataaaatcgaacacacagccatgcaatctccatagtcaaacattgacagtagaatgggcTTGCTGAcgatctcagtgactttcaacttggcactgtcataggatgccaccttgcCCCAgacaactgtaaatgctgttattgtgaagtggaaacatctagaagCAACAACCGCTctgccgcgaagtggtaggccacacaagctcacagaacaagaccatcgaacacatttgggatgaattggaacgccgagtgcgaaccaggcctaatcgcccaacatcagtgcccaacctcactaatgcgctTGTGGCTGGATGGaaatccccgcagcaatgtttcaacatctcgtggaaagccttcccagaagagtggagactgttatatcAGCACAGGGGAACCAACTTCATATTCATGGCCATGAATTTGGAatgatgttcgacaagcaggtgttcacatacttttagTCATCTAGTGtatctggggagggagggggtgcgACCCGCAGTGCCTCTGGTTGTTTCATAATCAGTGGTAAACATGGACAGTCACGTAGAAACCGGAGAGAGCGGTTCCAGATGTGGCCGCAAATTCCAGAAACTCATTCTCCACACACAAAAACGTTGGAATCAACAAGCAAAATACTTACCCTCGCCCCCCTGTCTACAGTTTCCTTTGGCTTTGGTCATACTCGGTAGAACAATTCAGTGGTTGTTATGCACTGAAATTATCCTCATCCAATGCGTTATTAAGCCTGCTTGCGTATCTGAGCGAGTTATATAAACACTTGTAAACTCGTTAAACCAGCCTGTTCACACTGTACCATCTACTAACGTATCGACGATGTGCGCGGCCAAAGTACAGAAGAAACCGTTGCGGCTCATCGCCGCTGCATGCAACGACATGGGAATAGGAAAAGATGGACACTTGCCATGGGATTTACCGTAAGAGagaaattattatttattttcccttatgGATTTTGATTTGATGTATGTCTTACGGTTTTATGTTTGGACTATTTAAAAGCCAACATTACACGTTACATACTTGTGTGATTGTAGTATATTCAATGATAACAATTCATTTTTTCGTTTTCATAGATTTAGGCTACTAGATCTTTCTAAACATCTATACTTGGACCATTAATTGATGCGTATACTACGTTTAATTATGTCCTAAATGCGTGGCGTACTAAGGGTAACTACCCCCCTAAGAACAATGTCTTATCGCtgacacaaaaaaaatgttttggaaaATAATTGGTATGTGGATGAAGGCAATGCTTAGGCGAATAAACTATAAAGGATATAAATGGCTATTTGATGTAAAGTTCCTCTTTGTGTGATTGTAGGCTAGTTACCCTAATTACATTTTGACCAGTTGTAAACAGGTGGCATGGAAAGTCAGATCCCATTATGCTTTTTGGGATGGACACAGTTACTTGATAACATTTAATGACAGGTATAACACTTGTCTACATGTATTTCAATATGAAAATTTAAAAATCAAGTTTCTGGTTCTTGAACTGGCTTAGGTCCACACATAGGAATATTTGGCAAGAGTTGAAAGTATTGGCCCGAATGTAATCAATGTATAAACATATTGCGTTCACAGGACAGAATTCAAATTCTTTTTGGAAACTACAACAAATGTCTCCCTACCAGGTAATTTTGATTGATTTCCTTTCTGACTTAAAGGCTTTTAACAGTGCTCCAACTCAATGATGGGAAAGTGTAGAGCACAGAGAAATGCAGACAAAGAAGCTGTTGTTGAAATGCAATAGAAAAGGTATAATAGATACTACAACCggagttattcagctactgataGTTTGACAGCATTGTTCACTTTAAGTAATGAAGTAGTTACTTCTTCCAAATGGTCTTTACAATGTAAGGTGAACTTGATAATCCCTTTCACAGGAAATTTTAACATGATGGTGTGGGGCAGGGGCTGCTGGTTCTCCAACCCAGACAGTCTGTTCTCTATGCTGCCCAATGTCCTTCATGTGGTCCTGAGTACCACCCTGAGGTAAGCCTAAAGTTACACTACtaccaatcacacacacagtccacaaccTAAAAACATGTTTCATATACAGtcgaagtctgaagtttacatacaccttagccaaatacatttaagtcagtcagtttttcacaattcctgacatttaatccaagtaaatattccctgttttaggtcagttaggatcaccactttattttaagaatgtcaaatgtcagaataatagagagttatttatttaagcttttatttctttcatcacattcccagtgggtcagaagtttacatacactcaattagtatttggtagcactgcctttaaatagtttaacttgtgtcaaacgtttcgggtagccttgcacaagcttcccacaataaattgggtgaattttggcccattcctcctgacagagctggtgtaactgagtcaggtttgtaggtcttgcttgcacacgctttttcagttctgcctacatattttctatagaattgaggtcatggctttgtgatggccactccaatatcttgactttgttgtccttcagccattttgccacaactttggaagtatgcttggggtcattgtccacatggaagactcatttgcaaccaagctttaacttcctgactgatgtcttgagatgttgcttcaatatatccacataattttccttcctcatgataccatccattttgtgaagtacagcagtccctcctgcagcaaagcatccccataacatgatgctgccacccatgtTCTTCACttgtgggatggtgttcttcggcttgcaagccttccaatttttcctccaaacaaaacaatggtcattatggtcaaacagttctatttttgtttcctcagaccagaggacatttctccaaaaagtacgctctttgtccccatgtgcagttgcaaaccatagtctggcttttttttatgccggttttggagcagtggcttcttccttgatgagcagcctttcaggttatgtcgatataggacttgttttactgtggatatagatacttttgtacctgtttcctccagcatcttcacaaggtcctttgctgttgttctgggtttgatttgcacttttcgcaccaaagtacgttcatctctaggagacagaacccatctcattcctgagcggtaggacggctgcgtggtctcatggtgtttatacttgcgtactattgtttgtacagatgaacgtggtaccttcaggcatttgaaaattgctcccctggatgaaccagacttgtggaggtctacaatttccagaggtcttggctgatttcttttgattttcctatgatgtcaagcaaagaggcactgagtttgaaggtaggccttgaaatacatccacaggtacacctccaattgactcaaatggtgtcaatcagcctatcagaagcttctaaagccatggcatcattttctggaattttccaagctgtttga encodes:
- the cry1b gene encoding cryptochrome-1b isoform X1; this translates as MVGNTIHWFRKGLRLHDNPSLKESIRGADTLRYVYILDPWFAGSSNVGISRWRFLLQCLEDLDASLRKLHSRLFVIRGQPTDVFPRLFKEWQISRLSYEYDSEPFGKERDAAIQKLASEAGVEVTVKVSHTLYDLDKIIELNGGQSPLTYKRFQVLISHMDAVEMPAETITAEVMLKCATPISDDHDDKFGVPSLEELGFETEGLATAVWPGGETEALTRLERHLERKAWVANFERPRMNANSLLASPTGLSPYLRFGCLSCRLFYFKLTDLYRKVKKNSSPPLSLYGQLLWREFFYTTATNNPCFDKMEGNPVCVQIPWDRNPEALAKWAEGRTGFPWIDAIMTQLRQEGWIHHLARHAVACFLTRGDLWISWEEGMKVFEELLLDADWSVNAGSWMWLSCSSFFQQFFHCYCPVGFGRRTDPNGDYIRRYLPILKGFPAKYIYDPWNAPESVQKAAKCVIGVHYPKPMVHHAEASRLNVERMKQIYQQLSCYRGLGLLATVHANPNDSGHGAGVMTGPMPGPSHEEIQNEGAAQAGRGQVVVKRRNEDLTPGCSNKARRQTSN
- the cry1b gene encoding cryptochrome-1b isoform X2, which encodes MVGNTIHWFRKGLRLHDNPSLKESIRGADTLRYVYILDPWFAGSSNVGISRWRFLLQCLEDLDASLRKLHSRLFVIRGQPTDVFPRLFKEWQISRLSYEYDSEPFGKERDAAIQKLASEAGVEVTVKVSHTLYDLDKIIELNGGQSPLTYKRFQVLISHMDAVEMPAETITAEVMLKCATPISDDHDDKFGVPSLEELGFETEGLATAVWPGGETEALTRLERHLERKAWVANFERPRMNANSLLASPTGLSPYLRFGCLSCRLFYFKLTDLYRKVKKNSSPPLSLYGQLLWREFFYTTATNNPCFDKMEGNPVCVQIPWDRNPEALAKWAEGRTGFPWIDAIMTQLRQEGWIHHLARHAVACFLTRGDLWISWEEGMKVFEELLLDADWSVNAGSWMWLSCSSFFQQFFHCYCPVGFGRRTDPNGDYIRRYLPILKGFPAKYIYDPWNAPESVQKAAKCVIGVHYPKPMVHHAEASRLNVERMKQIYQQLSCYRGLGLLATVHANPNDSGHGAGVMTGPMPGPSHEEIQNEGAAQADERGTFRRLEIAPKDEPDLWRSIFF